ATATGGTATGGAAGTTTTAACAATTGGTTTGGTGAATTTATTGCATTAGATGAAATTCCAATTGTATTAATTTACGGAATGTATATTTTCTTATATATTTGGTATATGGCTAAATTTAAACATTTAAAACTTTGGAAAAGATTCGGAGTTCCAATGTTAGCCATTATTGGATCTTTAATTATCGTATATGGTGGTATAAGAAATCCAAGTATTGGTCAATACTTAATCATTTGTATTGTTGTTATTTTATTAGGATTGTTCTTTTACAGAAAAGAAAATGTAATAGAAGAAAACAAATAAAGATAGTAATTCTGGTGCCCATAGGAACTGAATATATATTCATAAATAAAAATAGGGATACTTTATGTATCTCTATTTTTATTATTCATAGTCTATATGATGAAAATTCTTCTATTCTACGTCCTATCCAGAGTACATCTGAAAGAATATTAGTGTCACAATATGTTACATACCCTTCAAATGTATCACGTGTAAATACAAACCTAATGGAACCATAGTTACAAGGTCCATAAACGGGTTCATAAGGATGCATCCATGTACCTGTTAATACATTGCCTTGTAAAGTGCCTTCCATAAGTGTTTCCCTAATTTCAAAGGCTCCTAAGACTTTATTACCACGTTGATAAAACTTAATGGGTAAACGATTGGTCCGCCATATACCACTTATATTAATTGGTTCGACTTCATGTATATACAACTTCCCCACTCCTTGGGTGTAAACTAAAAATTCACTTTGGTATAATTTATGAGTAGTTACATCTAAATGTGAGTAGCCATAATTGTATTAAGGTTAAAGAATAAAAATCCTTGACTATATAATCAAAGAAACATGAGTAAATTGTTTACTATTGTGTGTAGTAAATGAATGTTGTATAATGACTTAAAGGAGTTGATACAATGAAAAGGTTTTCGGATTATAAGCCTAGTGAACATGGTTTAAATAAAGTTCTTGGAACTCTTGAAAGTGAAGTTATGGATGCTATTTGGCGAAAAGGTAGTGAAGTAACTGTTCGAGAAATATTTGATAAATTAGCTTTATCAAAAGATATTGCCTACACAACTGTTATGACCATTATGGTACGATTAGCAGATAAAAATATATTAGATAGAAGAAAAGATGGAAAAACATTATACTTTATACCATTTCTATCAAAGGAAGAATTCACCAGTAAGATGGTTGGCAATGTCGTGGATAGTTTATTAGAAGATTTTGCTGAGGCTACTATGGCTCACTTTATATCCCGAGTAAAAAAAGGGGATCGTCAAACAATAGAAAAACTAGAACAACTATTGGCACTTAGTGAGGATGGTGAGGCAAATGGCATCTAATTTTCACGCTTTTTTTTCTCATGTTTTATTTGGGATTACTTTGGTATTTCCAATAATTTTTTTAAGTCTAAAGGCTTTTAAAATAAAAAATCCTAGACAAAGAATGGGTTTTTATACCTTGGGATTGGTCCTGCCTTTAATTAGTTTAACACTTTTTTATACCATACTAACAAAGCGATGTGAAATGGGCTATATTAGAAATTCAAATTATTTTTTTGATTTGATTTGTAAAGTAGGTATTAATTTTATATTTTTTATTGGCCCTATAATATTAGGTTTAATACTATTGGCTTTAATTAAAGGGGTAATAGGTGGAATTTTATTATATAGATTTAGGCTAGAGGATAGAGGGTGTTGCCCAGAAAAGATAAGAGTAGAAAAAATTATTACAGAACGCTGTATGTATTTAAATCAGAAGGTTCCAAGGGTATTACTTAGTAGAAAAGATGGATTTGCAGCCATGGTTATGGGATGGGTAAATCCTGTTATTATTATAAATAGTGTGATGGTAAATGAATTAAGTGACAGTGAGTTAGACATGATGATAACCCATGAACTTATCCATATACGTCGAGGGGATTGTTTTATTGGATGGTTTTTTCATTTGATAAGAGATATTATGTTTTTTAATCCATTAAGTACACTACTTTTAAAAAATTATTTAACTGAGAGAGAACGTTTATGTGATAAAGAAACCGCTGAACTTCTGGGGAATCCTCGTGCATATGCAGCAACTTTATTAAAAGTATGGCGCATCCTTGTAGACAAAGAAGATCAAGTTGTAAGAACAGTAGTAAGTTTTATTGGGAATAAAAATGAAATGGAGTACCGTATTTTAAGTTTGGTTTCAGGAGAAATGGTAAATCCAAAATTATCCTTTAAAAAGCTAATGGCAATAAAAATTATTATTATAACCCTTGTAGTGACAATGGTGAGTTTGATTTGTTAGGATTGTATAAGTAAGGAAGATAAAACTTGTGTAAAAAAATATAAATTTTACTTGTAATTTTGCAGAAGAAAGAATATAATAATAACACTACTACAATGCGTAGTAGTTTGTTTTTGAAATGAAGTACTACATAAAGTAGTAGAAAAAGGGAGGAAGTTTTAAATGCCAAAGAAATTTGTTAGTAAAAAAGAACAATTTACACAAGAACAAAAAAGTAAATTGCCAGTGCTCCTTGGAATTATAGGGATTGTTTTAATTGTTGGAGTAGCCTTTATAGCTTTAAATTCCAATGATAATGAAGGAGATAATAATTATTTTGGAAGTCCAGTAGCAACTTCCCGTTCCTATGTGGGAGAATTAATATCTATGACAACAATTGCCCCTACAGTTGAAAATGGTCAAATAAAAATACCTCTAGAAGTTGTTGATACAAATAATATTGTATCTTTTGAACTGGAGAATAATGAAAATGTATTAGTACCTTTAATGGCATATATTACACCTACAGGAAGGTTATTTGCTGGTAGTAGTATGTGTGAACCTTGTCGTGGAAGGACATTTTCTTTAGCAGGAGAAACCCTTGTATGTGATACTTGTCGTACAACTTATAGTATAGAAAACCATAGCTTTATATCTGGAGCACCATCTTGTGGGTCCTATCCACCAGTTAATTTGAATCCTATAGTTGAAAATGGAACTATTATTATTGAACTTGAAGAAGTTTTAAATTGGAGAATTAGAGCATAATGTGCCTTTGTGAAGGAGTGACAAAATATGAATGAGATTAAAGTAGACAATAAAAAAAGAAAGTTCGATATAGGAAACTTAATTTATGTTGCATTAATCATTGTAGTCCTTTTGTTTGGGATGAACAGATTAGGCATTACTCAAGGGTTTTTAGCAGGTACAAATACAGATACAATGCGTCAACTGGGATTAGAATACTATATGGATCATTATGGTGAACAAGTAGGAGCAGAGGAACCGGAAGCAGTCATAAGAAATTTTGGCTGTCATCGAGAAATTCACATATATGAAGGGGACCAATTAAAGATTAGATTATCTTTTTTTAATGGTAGAGTAAGCGAAATTTAGTTTTTGAATGAATAGAGGTGGAAATGTGTTTAAAAACAAGAAGTTAAATCATATAGCTTTTGGTTTGCTAGCAATAATATTAGTAGTGGGTGTAACAACTGGCGTGAAAATTATACAAGGTAGAAACAATGAACTCTTTACTACAGAAAATACAGATGAAATTGACGTAGATATTCTTTTTGGAGAGAATGATTCAAACACAGAAGAAGCAATAGATGAAAAAGAAGAAATAGAAAGTGATATTCTTGATGAAGTTACTGAAGGAGAAAAACCAGTAACTTCTAATGAAAATAGTAATCCAACAATAATACCAGAAAGTAACAATACAAATGGGAATCAAAATGGCAATAGTGGGTCCCCATCTATAAGTGAAACTATTACTGCGACAAACCCTAATGTATCTGAACCGGCACCTACTACCCAATCACCTTCAATACAAGATGCACCCCAGCTTTATAGAGAGGCAGTAGTAGAAAGTTTTGATGATGATGAATTAGGGAAAAAGGCTCTGGCATATTTCAGAAACAAATATGGGGATCATCCAGGTGCAAAAGAT
The nucleotide sequence above comes from Natranaerovirga pectinivora. Encoded proteins:
- a CDS encoding BlaI/MecI/CopY family transcriptional regulator encodes the protein MKRFSDYKPSEHGLNKVLGTLESEVMDAIWRKGSEVTVREIFDKLALSKDIAYTTVMTIMVRLADKNILDRRKDGKTLYFIPFLSKEEFTSKMVGNVVDSLLEDFAEATMAHFISRVKKGDRQTIEKLEQLLALSEDGEANGI
- a CDS encoding Fe-S-containing protein, which encodes MPKKFVSKKEQFTQEQKSKLPVLLGIIGIVLIVGVAFIALNSNDNEGDNNYFGSPVATSRSYVGELISMTTIAPTVENGQIKIPLEVVDTNNIVSFELENNENVLVPLMAYITPTGRLFAGSSMCEPCRGRTFSLAGETLVCDTCRTTYSIENHSFISGAPSCGSYPPVNLNPIVENGTIIIELEEVLNWRIRA
- a CDS encoding M56 family metallopeptidase gives rise to the protein MASNFHAFFSHVLFGITLVFPIIFLSLKAFKIKNPRQRMGFYTLGLVLPLISLTLFYTILTKRCEMGYIRNSNYFFDLICKVGINFIFFIGPIILGLILLALIKGVIGGILLYRFRLEDRGCCPEKIRVEKIITERCMYLNQKVPRVLLSRKDGFAAMVMGWVNPVIIINSVMVNELSDSELDMMITHELIHIRRGDCFIGWFFHLIRDIMFFNPLSTLLLKNYLTERERLCDKETAELLGNPRAYAATLLKVWRILVDKEDQVVRTVVSFIGNKNEMEYRILSLVSGEMVNPKLSFKKLMAIKIIIITLVVTMVSLIC